In one Sporomusa sphaeroides DSM 2875 genomic region, the following are encoded:
- a CDS encoding protease, with the protein MLEVYWGALSFGVIFAIITIFFGDIIGSMFDGIFDSLFPEPWSEPVILVGGVTSFGGTGVILESYTDYHANIIVILSLFAAVSLSGVAYFVYVRPMKGAENSAAFFIKELIGKQGEVIIPIPAAGYGEVLIKTVGGNTSQIAACNESLDIPAGAQVVVRVVRDGVLYVSRKAENVEELV; encoded by the coding sequence ATGCTGGAAGTGTATTGGGGCGCGCTGTCCTTTGGTGTGATTTTTGCCATAATTACTATTTTTTTCGGCGATATTATTGGCAGCATGTTTGATGGCATTTTTGACTCACTTTTCCCCGAGCCGTGGTCAGAACCGGTAATCCTCGTCGGGGGGGTGACCAGCTTCGGCGGTACAGGAGTAATCCTGGAGAGTTATACTGATTATCATGCTAATATCATTGTCATTTTATCGCTGTTTGCCGCAGTCAGCTTGTCTGGAGTGGCATATTTTGTTTATGTCAGGCCAATGAAAGGGGCCGAGAATTCTGCCGCTTTTTTTATCAAAGAGCTGATTGGCAAACAGGGAGAGGTAATAATCCCCATTCCGGCTGCCGGTTATGGCGAGGTTCTGATTAAAACGGTGGGCGGTAATACCAGCCAGATAGCAGCATGCAACGAAAGTCTGGATATTCCTGCCGGTGCACAGGTCGTAGTGCGGGTTGTCAGAGACGGGGTTTTGTATGTATCACGCAAGGCGGAGAATGTTGAAGAACTGGTGTAG
- a CDS encoding IS110 family transposase gives MICVGIDVAKDKHDCFIISSEGKVLANVFTIQNSMEGFGYLLEKIRACSLPLDKIKVGLEATGHYSYNILGFLLDNGLDTYVINPLHTNLYRKSLTLRKTKTDRVDARTIAAMLMSDVGLKPYTDTAYHNEELKSLTRYRFDKVKVRAKLKSSIARLVCILFPELEKLVSSLHMASVYALLDEFPGAKQIAAAHLTRLTHLLAESSKGRYGRDKAIEIREAARQSIGSVTTAKSLELRHTIRLIRELDAEIAEIEQVIQRIMDKMLSPITTIPGIGYRMGAMILSEVGDFSRFDSPDKILAYAGLSPSTYQSGQLKNCYAHMEKRGSRYLRYAIFNATKFVCLWDPVFAAYLARKRAEGKHYNVAISHAAKKLVRLIYALEKSGEPYRLAA, from the coding sequence ATGATTTGTGTCGGGATTGATGTCGCTAAGGATAAACACGACTGCTTCATCATCAGTTCGGAGGGTAAAGTCCTTGCAAATGTGTTCACCATCCAAAACAGCATGGAAGGATTTGGCTACCTGTTGGAAAAAATCCGTGCCTGTTCTTTGCCCCTGGACAAAATAAAGGTAGGGCTTGAGGCTACCGGACACTACAGCTACAACATTCTCGGGTTTCTCCTTGACAATGGTCTGGACACCTATGTCATTAACCCCTTGCACACCAATCTTTACCGGAAAAGCCTCACCCTGCGAAAGACGAAGACTGACCGTGTCGATGCGCGAACAATTGCGGCTATGCTCATGTCTGATGTGGGCCTCAAGCCCTACACAGACACAGCTTACCACAATGAGGAGCTAAAGTCACTCACCAGATACCGGTTCGACAAGGTGAAGGTACGCGCTAAGCTGAAGTCCTCAATTGCCAGGCTGGTATGCATCCTGTTCCCGGAGCTGGAAAAGCTGGTATCGTCACTCCATATGGCCTCTGTTTACGCCTTGCTCGATGAGTTCCCGGGGGCTAAGCAGATTGCAGCGGCACATCTGACGCGGCTCACCCATTTGCTTGCCGAATCCTCCAAAGGCCGTTACGGACGGGACAAAGCCATAGAGATACGTGAAGCCGCCAGGCAATCGATTGGCTCTGTGACGACCGCGAAATCACTGGAACTGCGGCATACCATCCGGCTCATCCGTGAACTCGATGCCGAGATTGCGGAAATTGAACAGGTCATCCAACGCATCATGGACAAGATGCTTTCGCCTATTACCACGATTCCCGGCATTGGCTACAGGATGGGGGCTATGATTCTGTCTGAGGTGGGTGACTTTTCACGCTTTGATTCCCCTGACAAGATTTTGGCCTATGCCGGCCTGTCGCCCTCTACCTACCAATCCGGGCAGCTTAAAAATTGCTATGCCCATATGGAGAAGCGCGGCTCCAGATACCTACGCTATGCCATCTTCAATGCCACAAAATTTGTTTGCCTTTGGGACCCTGTCTTTGCCGCTTACCTCGCCAGGAAACGCGCCGAGGGAAAGCATTACAATGTGGCCATCTCTCATGCTGCCAAGAAGCTGGTCCGGCTCATTTATGCTCTGGAGAAATCCGGCGAGCCTTATCGTCTGGCAGCCTGA